In Accipiter gentilis chromosome 18, bAccGen1.1, whole genome shotgun sequence, the following are encoded in one genomic region:
- the ATF4 gene encoding cyclic AMP-dependent transcription factor ATF-4 — MSLLNNEMLLGDSLSPFSQPCSVAEESLGLLDDYLEVAEPLSSHGFSSDKAKAVSSNWLAVDSLGNTIDSQEDAFSGMEWMVEKMDLKEFDFDALLGMEHLEATVSPDELMATLEDTCDLLFNPTIQEFHNKEPPLITDLITHLPESPIGADPMAPLASLWSFPLSPGSLTSTPDHSFSLELGSEVDVLEGERKQEGPTFVVVITKSEKEEENHSDDSGICMSPDSYLGTPQHSPTNSVGSPNDNQFPTDATCGSVRSKPYDHPAEKVVSAKVKGEKKIDKKLKKMEQNKTAATRYRQKKRAEQEALSGECRELEQKNQALKEKADSLSKEIQYLKDLIEEVRKAKGKRARAPE, encoded by the exons ATGAGCCTCTTGAACAACGAGATGCTGTTGGGGGATTCATTATCCCCCTTCAGCCAGCCGTGTTCGGTGGCTGAGGAAAGTCTGGGACTCCTAGATGACTACCTGGAGGTGGCCGAGCCCCTCAGTTCGCATGGGTTCTCCAGCGACAAGGCTAAGGCAGTCTCCTCCAATTGGCTTGCTGTGGACAGTTTAGGCAACACCATAGATAGCCAGG AGGATGCCTTCTCTGGCATGGAGTGGATGGTGGAGAAGATGGATCTGAAGGAATTTGATTTTGATGCCCTGTTAGGTATGGAACATCTGGAAGCCACCGTCTCACCAGACGAGCTGATGGCCACGTTGGAAGACACGTGTGATCTCCTATTTAACCCTACCATCCAGGAATTTCACAACAAAGAACCTCCACTGATAACTGACCTAATCACCCATCTCCCTGAATCTCCAATTGGAGCAGACCCAATGGCCCCATTGGCTTCCCTTTggtcttttcccctctccccagggTCTCTGACTTCCACTCCAGACCATTCGTTTAGTTTAGAACTAGGTAGTGAAGTGGATGttctggaaggagaaagaaaacaggagggCCCCACCTTTGTGGTAGTGATCACCAAGTccgagaaagaggaggagaaccATTCCGATGATAGCGGAATATGCATGAGCCCAGACTCCTACCTGGGAACGCCCCAGCATAGTCCTACCAATTCAGTTGGATCCCCCAATGACAACCAGTTCCCTACAGATGCCACCTGTGGCTCTGTGCGGTCCAAACCCTATGATCATCCTGCAGAGAAGGTAGTGTCAGCAAAGgtgaagggagagaagaaaatagaTAAGAAATTGAAAAAGATGGAGCAGAATAAGACGGCTGCCACGCGTTACCGGCAGAAGAAGAGGGCGGAACAGGAGGCACTGTCTGGGGAGTGCAGAGAGTTGGAGCAGAAGAATCAGGCCCTGAAGGAGAAAGCAGATTCCCTTAGTAAGGAAATTCAGTACTTAAAAGATCTGATTGAAGAGGTCCGCAAGGCCAAGGGCAAAAGAGCTAGAGCCCCTGAGTAG